The following nucleotide sequence is from Mytilus trossulus isolate FHL-02 chromosome 9, PNRI_Mtr1.1.1.hap1, whole genome shotgun sequence.
aataaggccgttagttttctcgtttgaattgttttacattgtcttatcgggcccttttatagcggactatgcggtatgggctttgctctttgttgaaggccgtacggtgacctatagttgttaatgtttgagtcattttggtcttttgtggatagttgtctcattggcaatcataccacatcttctttttttatacattatggATAAAAGAATGATATTGTGTCTGGTGTTCATAGTCAAATAGACCTCTGGTGTATTTGcctctaaaatatatttttaacaagtGAATCAGTTAATACATCACTTGTTTTACTTGACATAAACATTTATCCATTGCGGTTATCGACATCATTCTTGCAGCCTGCCTCGGAAGTCCTGGGTTCGGACCCGACCGggttaaacaaaataatttaaaaattagtaTTTGCTGTTTATCCGCTTAGCAAGCAGCGTTTAGGAGTAAGTACAAATACTTTAGCGGTACGGATGACCAGGTAAGGTGATATGTCTTACAGCGGACTGTCACCTTATAAAATAGCACGTTGAAAATCCGGCTCAGCGTATCAGTTTAGTACAAAGCGGGGAAATATTcgtataacattaaacatgttcacgtcctgaatatgcatatcAATTTCTGCTGGCCATGGACGTGGACCAGCCATCCATCATCGTCATCCTTCTTGCAATTTTAATGCAGATTGTAAATTAGTTTGTCTGGGTCGTTCAAAGATACCCTTTGACTGTGGAAATAACAGAAGATAAATGCATCAATTAaaaagttgatataaaaaaaaaaaaaattgtatcccTTCCTTGTTGAAATcgaataaaatcaaaaacatataaaacaaaagttgaataaattaatttttcttactTCATTGGCAAAAGTCGACTTTACATAAAAGAAGGTGAATTGGAGGAACTTGTGAAAACTGACAATTTCAATCAGCTGAAAAACAGGGGTTTGAAAATAAGTTTTCTTAACGACAGTAgctattttattttgacaatgtacgttaataattttagattgacatatattttacaGGATTTCTGACAATAGGTATTCCTACAGTGCGACGGCAGCAATCGAACTATTTCTTGGAAACCCTGGATTCTCTTTTAAACTGCACTTACCAAGAAAATATACCGAATATTTATATTGTCATCTTTCTCGCAGATTTCAATGCAACATGGAAAGATGAAATGGCAAACATTATagaacaaaaatattcaaaaatagtaAGAGACGGAACTTTGCAAATAATAGAGGCACCAACAGAGTTTTACCCATCGTTAGACCATCTAAATCATACATATAACGATCCCATAGCAAAAAGAAAATGGCGGTCAAAACAAAATGTCGACTATGCCTTTTTATGGCTGTATAGCAAAGAACTATCAAAATATTACATGCAGATGGAAGATGACATTTTTACAGTGCCCGGATACCTAAATGTCATAAAGGAGTTTATTGAAGAACAAAAAACGGACTGGACTTGTTTAGAATTTTCAGAATTAGGCTTCATCGGCAAACtttatcattcaaaatatttagaaaaacttGCTAAAACGGTACTACTTTTTTATGAAGAACAACCTGTTGactatacatttatatatttcaacattttgaatttacaaGGAAGCCGCATTATAAGACGTCCGACACTTTTTCAACACGTTGGATTTCATTCTTCATTGCCTGGGAAAATACAAcctttaaaagacaaatattttgataatattaaaaagacCTTACATGGGGATAACCCACCTGCTAAAGTTATAACGACATTGAAAACATCACCAGACTTTTTGCCAGATTTAGCATACTCTAAAGACGATGGGTACTTCTGGGCTCATGCTGCCCCGGTAGTTGATGATACAATTCATGTATTATTTGATGAACCGCAAAGTTTAGATAAAGTTGTCATTTTATCAGGGTCTCAACAACACCCTACAGATAAGATAGAGAATGGTCGATTAGATGCGTGCTTAAGTGTGAAAATTTCGGGTGACAATCGAATAGAGTGttttaacaacatatttttGGGATATTCAGAAAACGGTACTTTATTAGCAGATAATTtggaaaagaaattaaataaatttatggtGACTTGTCTGAAGATAACATTTACAAAAAGTCAACAATGGTGGttaattataaaagaaatagcgGTCTTTGTAAGTAAAGTAAAACAATGATAAACGCCTCTATTGCAGTGCAATGAAATGAAGTGCAAAGGCAAACGAATTGCAGGATAATAAGCAAATTGCATAAATGTTATATCAACTGAAGACTCTATTTGAGTTTGATACTTCAACATTGTGTAAAATGATGAGTTGAATATTGTTCTACATGGTACAGTTGCAAATTATGAATAACAAGTTTGTTTTTGTACGCCATACAAGTCAATATttttaactacatgtatgtaattgtATGCAAAGAGAGTTAATACCATGAGAGTTATACATAGCAATCTACATGTGTGTAATTGTACGCCCTGAGCCCTGAGCATGTATATCATAAACTGCATGTGTGTCATTGTACGCCCTGAGCATGTATATCAT
It contains:
- the LOC134685522 gene encoding alpha-1,3-mannosyl-glycoprotein 4-beta-N-acetylglucosaminyltransferase C-like; this translates as MIRLSKRHKFLVLMTGFIIIILKVLTLTRNPVLTIPQSIRDEITARQVLSLPPLSPDWKRTAMMFKTENSNQRFLTIGIPTVRRQQSNYFLETLDSLLNCTYQENIPNIYIVIFLADFNATWKDEMANIIEQKYSKIVRDGTLQIIEAPTEFYPSLDHLNHTYNDPIAKRKWRSKQNVDYAFLWLYSKELSKYYMQMEDDIFTVPGYLNVIKEFIEEQKTDWTCLEFSELGFIGKLYHSKYLEKLAKTVLLFYEEQPVDYTFIYFNILNLQGSRIIRRPTLFQHVGFHSSLPGKIQPLKDKYFDNIKKTLHGDNPPAKVITTLKTSPDFLPDLAYSKDDGYFWAHAAPVVDDTIHVLFDEPQSLDKVVILSGSQQHPTDKIENGRLDACLSVKISGDNRIECFNNIFLGYSENGTLLADNLEKKLNKFMVTCLKITFTKSQQWWLIIKEIAVFVSKVKQ